One stretch of Dyella jiangningensis DNA includes these proteins:
- a CDS encoding 1,2-dihydroxy-3-keto-5-methylthiopentene dioxygenase produces MSRLRIFQDSRPDAPLSVYTDHAEIATELAKAGVRFEQWEASQPIAPGASQDEVIAAYRADIDRLMSEEGYQAVDVISLKPDHPDRATLRQKFLSEHTHSEDEVRFFVAGAGQFTLHLGDKVYDILCEQGDLIGVPDGTRHWFDMSESPYFVAIRLFTNKEGWVANFTGEDIAQRFPRMTPHGSAQAA; encoded by the coding sequence ATGAGCCGTCTGCGTATTTTCCAGGACAGCCGCCCCGACGCTCCACTGAGCGTGTACACCGACCACGCCGAGATCGCCACCGAACTGGCGAAGGCCGGCGTGCGCTTCGAGCAGTGGGAAGCCAGCCAGCCGATCGCGCCGGGCGCCAGCCAGGACGAAGTCATCGCGGCATACCGTGCCGACATCGATCGCCTGATGTCCGAAGAAGGCTACCAGGCGGTCGACGTCATCAGCCTCAAACCGGACCATCCGGATCGCGCGACGCTGCGCCAGAAGTTCCTTAGCGAGCACACGCACAGCGAAGACGAAGTCCGCTTCTTCGTGGCCGGCGCTGGCCAGTTCACCTTGCACCTGGGAGACAAGGTCTACGACATCCTGTGCGAACAGGGCGACCTGATCGGCGTGCCTGACGGCACCCGCCACTGGTTCGACATGAGCGAGTCGCCGTATTTCGTGGCGATCCGCCTGTTCACCAACAAGGAAGGCTGGGTCGCGAACTTCACCGGCGAGGACATCGCCCAGCGTTTCCCGCGCATGACGCCGCACGGATCTGCGCAGGCAGCCTGA
- the mtnC gene encoding acireductone synthase translates to MTTIRAVVTDIEGTTSSIRFVKDVLFPYARERLPAFVETHGDTPEVQHWLHEAAKEAGIVEASRQEVIEMLLRWIDEDRKSTALKALQGMIWKDGYENGDYQAHMYPEVSARLHAWRADGLHLYVYSSGSVPAQKLFFGYSEAGDLRPLFSGYFDTETGAKRERASYEKIAEAIGEQPGHILFLSDIVEELDAAKAAGLQTGWLLREPLTVPDAPRHPAYRDFDAIVL, encoded by the coding sequence ATGACCACCATCCGCGCCGTCGTTACCGACATCGAGGGCACCACCAGTTCCATCCGCTTCGTCAAGGACGTGCTGTTTCCGTACGCCCGCGAGCGCCTGCCCGCCTTCGTGGAAACCCATGGCGACACGCCGGAGGTGCAGCATTGGCTGCACGAGGCGGCCAAGGAAGCCGGCATCGTGGAAGCTTCGCGGCAGGAAGTGATCGAGATGCTGCTGCGCTGGATCGACGAGGACCGCAAGTCCACGGCGCTCAAGGCGCTGCAGGGCATGATCTGGAAGGACGGCTACGAGAACGGCGACTACCAGGCCCACATGTATCCGGAAGTGTCCGCGCGGCTGCACGCCTGGCGCGCGGATGGCCTGCACCTCTACGTGTATTCGTCCGGCTCGGTGCCCGCGCAGAAGTTGTTCTTCGGCTACAGCGAGGCGGGCGATCTTCGGCCGCTGTTCTCCGGCTACTTCGATACCGAGACCGGCGCCAAGCGCGAACGCGCGTCCTACGAGAAGATCGCCGAGGCAATCGGCGAACAGCCGGGCCATATCCTGTTCCTGTCCGACATCGTGGAAGAACTGGATGCCGCCAAGGCCGCCGGCCTGCAGACCGGCTGGCTGCTGCGCGAGCCGCTGACGGTGCCGGACGCGCCGCGCCATCCTGCCTATCGCGATTTCGACGCCATCGTTCTCTGA